Proteins co-encoded in one Aspergillus fumigatus Af293 chromosome 6, whole genome shotgun sequence genomic window:
- the ubc2 gene encoding E2 ubiquitin-conjugating protein RAD6: protein MSTSARRRLMRDFKRMQTDPPAGVSASPVADNVMTWNAVIIGPADTPFEDGTFRLVMHFEEQYPNKPPGVKFISQMFHPNVYGTGELCLDILQNRWSPTYDVAAILTSIQSLLNDPNTSSPANVEASNLYKDNRKEYIKRVRETVEKSWED from the exons ATGTCTACTTCTGCCCGCCGTCGTCTCATGCGTGACTTCAAG CGCATGCAGACTGACCCTCCTGCTGGTGTCTCAGCATCTCCAGTAGCTGACAATGTCATGACTTG GAATGCCGTCATCATTGGCCCCGCCGATACCCCGTTCGAAGATGGTACATTCCGCTTGGTAATGCACTTCGAGGAACAGTACCCCAACAAGCCGCCAGGTGTCAAGTTTATCAGCCAGATGTTCCATCCTAATGTCTATGGTACTGGGGAGCTTTGCCTTGATATCCTGCAGAACCGCTGGAGCCCTACCTATGACGTGGCGGCCATCTTGACTAGTATTCAGAG TCTACTCAACGACCCCAACACGTCATCTCCGGCGAATGTGGAAGCATCGAACCTCTACAAAGACAACCGAAAGGAATATATCAAGCGCGTGCGTGAGACAGTTGAGAAGAGCTGGGAAGACTAG
- a CDS encoding putative kinesin family protein (KinA) has product MASSGPGSNTIKVVARFRPQNKVELASGGEPIVEFENEQSCKINSKEGSGAFTFDRVFPMDSKQTDIFDYSIRPTVDDILNGYNGTVFAYGQTGAGKSYTMMGSDIDDPEGKGIIPRIVEQIFASILTSPSNIEYTVRVSYMEIYMERIRDLLVPQNDNLPVHEEKSRGVYVKGLLEVYVSSVQEVYEVMRRGGAARAVAATNMNQESSRSHSIFVVTVSQKNLETGSAKSGQLFLVDLAGSEKVGKTGASGQTLEEAKKINKSLSALGMVINALTDGKSTHIPYRDSKLTRILQESLGGNSRTTLIINCSPSSYNDAETISTLRFGVRAKAIKNKAKVNAELSPAELKQLLRKAQTQVINFENYISALESEVQVWRSGETVPKDRWTPARGSEAVSAAKAEARASVTRPGTPSRLQDTPRSETPRPDSRFGDRSSTPSLVLEKDEREEFLRRENELQDQIAERESHIANVERSLREAREELKNLKENSARSGKDNEKLSAEVNELRMQLEKVSYEGKEASITMDSLREANAELTAELDDVKQQLLDVRMKAKETSAALDEKEKKKAEKMAKMMAGFDLGGDVFSDNERKLQDLIQRVDALHKVSEAGEPVAPDDLLELRTSLVETQGFIRQAELTMNDRGELSELQDSRRLELEQKLADLERDYESLLERNLGEGDVEEIRERLEKVYVTRKETEMQAAAELRSEIARKDEELTKLRQSLADSQSKASTNGASGKNLQQQIAEFDAMKKSLMRDLQNRCERVVELEISLDDAREQYNNVLRSSNNRAQQKKMAFLERNLEQLTHVQRQLVEQNSSLKKEVAIAERKLIARNERIASLEGLLQESQEKLTQANHRFEAQLTAVKERLEAAKQGSTRGLPSMDGSGGFSFVGSRIAKPLRGGGGGGPESSAPVAGVQSQESGKRTSWFFDRR; this is encoded by the exons ATGGC ATCATCTGGGCCCGGCTCGAACACCATCAAGG TCGTTGCGAGATTCCGACCGCAAAACAAAGTCGAATTAGCGTCTGGAGGAGAACCGATTGTTGAGTTTGAAAATGAGCAGTCATGTAAAATCAAC TCCAAAGAAGGCTCCGGAGCCTTCACCTTCGATCGAGTTTTTCCCATGGACTCGAAACAAACGGACATTTTCGACTACTCGATCCGCCCTACAGTCGACGATATACTGAACGGTTACAACGGTACGGTCTTTGCTTATGGTCAAACAGGTGCTGGAAAGTCTTACACAATGATGGGTTCCGATATCGATGACCCGGAGGGCAAGGGTATCATTCCGCGTATTGTCGAGCAGATCTTCGCAAGCATTCTCACCAGCCCAAGCAACATCGAATATACGGTCCGAGTCAGCTATATGGAGATTTACATGGAACGGATCCGCGATCTCCTGGTGCCACAGAATGATAACCTGCCTGTCCACGAAGAGAAGTCGCGAGGTGTTTACGTCAAAGGTCTGCTCGAGGTCTATGTCTCCAGTGTGCAGGAAGTCTACGAAGTGATGCGACGAGGTGGTGCGGCAAGAGCGGTGGCTGCGACCAACATGAATCAAGAATCCTCCCGATCCCAttccatcttcgtcgtcacTGTCTCCCAGAAGAATTTAGAGACGGGCTCCGCAAAGAGCGGCCAGCTCTTCCTAGTGGATCTGGCAGGTAGTGAAAAAGTCGGCAAGACTGGCGCCAGTGGCCAAACCCTTgaggaggccaagaagaTTAACAAGAGTTTGAGTGCTCTTGGTATGGTCATCAACGCGCTGACAGATGGCAAATCGACACATATCCCTTACCGTGACTCAAAGCTCACTCGAATTCTACAGGAGAGTTTGGGTGGTAACTCTAGGACGACCCTGATAATCAATTGCTCTCCCAGTAGCTATAACGATGCGGAAACGATCTCAACGCTGCGATTCGGTGTTCGCGCAAAGGcaatcaagaacaaggcgaAGGTCAATGCTGAGTTGAGTCCAGCTGAACTGAAGCAACTACTTCGCAAAGCGCAGACCCAGGTCATCAACTTTGAAAACTACATTTCAGCCTTGGAGAGTGAAGTTCAGGTGTGGAGAAGCGGCGAAACAGTTCCCAAGGACCGTTGGACACCAGCCAGGGGCTCAGAAGCCGTCAGCGCGGCTAAGGCTGAAGCTCGTGCAAGTGTTACGCGCCCTGGCACTCCTTCCCGACTTCAAGACACCCCCCGATCAGAGACACCACGGCCCGATTCGAGATTTGGCGACAGATCTAGCACCCCCAGCCTTGTGCTCGAGAAAGATGAGCGGGAGGAATTCCTACGGCGGGAGAATGAACTCCAGGATCAAATCGCCGAGAGGGAATCCCACATCGCGAATGTGGAGAGGAGCTTGCGCGAAGCGCGAGAGGAACTCAAGAACCTCAAGGAGAACTCAGCACGCTCTGGCAAGGACAATGAGAAACTCAGTGCGGAGGTCAACGAGCTTCGGatgcagctggagaaggttTCCTACGAGGGCAAGGAAGCCTCGATCACTATGGACAGTCTCCGGGAAGCTAATGCTGAGCTGACCGCGGAGCTGGACGATGTCAAGCAGCAACTCCTTGACGTACGAAtgaaggccaaggagaccaGTGCGGCACTCgatgagaaggagaagaagaaggcggagaagatggcgaagatgatggctGGTTTCGACCTTGGAGGCGACGTTTTCTCTGACAACGAGCGGAAACTTCAGGACCTTATACAGCGGGTGGATGCATTGCACAAGGTCAGCGAGGCTGGCGAGCCAGTTGCCCCTGATGACCTCCTAGAGTTACGGACCAGCCTGGTGGAGACTCAGGGATTCATTCGACAGGCTGAGCTTACCATGAATGATCGGGGTGAATTGAGCGAGCTGCAGGACAGCCGCAGACTAGAGTTGGAGCAGAAGCTGGCCGACCTCGAGCGGGACTATGAGAGCCTGCTGGAGCGCAACCTGGGCGAAGGTGATGTCGAAGAGATCCGCGAGCGGCTGGAAAAGGTTTATGTGACCCGGAAGGAGACCGAGATGCAGGCAGCGGCGGAACTCCGTAGCGAGATTGCAcgcaaggacgaggagctGACCAAGCTGCGGCAGTCCCTTGCAGATTCCCAGTCTAAGGCGTCGACTAACGGCGCCTCCGGCAAGAACCTGCAACAGCAGATCGCCGAATTCGATGCAATGAAGAAGTCCCTGATGCGCGACCTGCAGAACCGTTGCGAGCGGGTGGTGGAGCTTGAGATCTCGCTGGACGACGCTCGAGAACAATATAACAACGTGCTGCGCTCATCTAACAACCGTGcgcagcagaagaagatggcatTCTTGGAACGCAACCTAGAGCAACTGACTCATGTACAGCGGCAGCTGGTGGAACAGAACAGCAgcctgaagaaggaggtcGCCATTGCGGAGAGGAAGTTGATTGCCAGAAACGAACGGATTGCGAGTCTTGAAGGTCTCTTGCAAGAGAGCCAAGAAAAACTTACTCAGGCAAATCATCG GTTTGAGGCTCAACTCACTGCTGTTAAAGAGAGACTGGAGGCTGCGAAGCAGGGTTCGACTAGGGGTCTTCCGTCTATGGATGGCAGCGGCGGTTTCAGTTTTGTCGGCTCGAGAATCGCGAAGCCGCTCcggggtggtggtggtggagggcCAGAGAGCAGTGCTCCGGTCGCCGGAGTTCAGTCGCAGGAGAGCGGAAAGCGCACGAGCTGGTTTTTCGATCGACGATGA
- the erg10 gene encoding thiolase family protein has translation MAIQTTTGLAARLVAKRATFPASRRNFSASRSALKEIQEAYILSGARTPTAKFNGSFVSVSAPELGAVAIKSAVSKSGVPVEKITDVYMGNVLQGAVGQAPARQASMFAGLSPTVESMTVNKVCASGLKAVALAAQNIQLGLAEAQVAGGMENMSRVPYYLPRSTQLPPFGEIKLQDGLIQDGLWDVYNQFHMGICAEKTAKKYEISREEQDQYAIQSYQRAQAAWKENKFAEEIAPVTVKGKKGETVVERDEGYENLRIDKMATLKPAFLRDGTGTVTAGNASTMNDGASALVLGSKAIAREFAQGNRALARIVSTADAAIDPVDFPVAPAKAVPIALERAGITKDQVAVWEFNEAFAAVIKANEKILGLQNARVNPLGGAISLGHALGSSGSRILVTLLHQLQPGEYGVAAICNGGGAATAMVVQKLDRVD, from the exons ATGGCGATTCAAACAACAACTGGGTTGGCAGCTCGCCTGGTCGCCAAACGCGCCACATTCCCTGCATCTCGACGAAACTTCAGCGCCTCTCGTTCAGCTCTGAAAGAGATTCAGGAGGCTTACATTCTCAGTGGTGCTCGAACACCCACTGCTAAG TTTAACGGATCGTTTGTCTCAGTATCCGCCCCCGAATTGGGTGCAGTTGCCATCAAGTCCGCCGTGAGCAAATCTGGCGTTCCTGTTGAGAAGATTACCGATGTGTACATGGGCAATGTTCTTCAGGGTGCAGTTGGTCAAGCGCCAGCTCGCCAAGCTTCCATGTTCGCCGGACTCTCTCCTACAGTGGAATCCATGACGGTAAACAAAGTGTGCGCATCTGGCCTCAAAGCCGTGGCCCTCGCCGCCCAAAACATTCAACTCGGTCTGGCCGAGGCCCAGGTTGCAGGTGGTATGGAGAACATGTCCCGCGTGCCCTACTATTTGCCTCGATCCACCCAGTTGCCACCCTTCGGAGAAATCAAGTTACAGGATGGTCTAATCCAGGACGGCTTATGGGATGTCTACAACCAGTTCCACATGGGAATATGCGCTGAAAAAACAGCTAAGAAGTATGAGATTTCGCGCGAGGAACAAGATCAGTACGCCATTCAGTCGTATCAGCGAGCGCAAGCAGCTTGGAAGGAGAATAAATTCGCCGAGGAGATCGCCCCTGTTACCGtcaaaggcaagaagggaGAGACAGTCGTTGAACGTGATGAGGGCTACGAGAACCTTCGAATTGACAAGATGGCAACGCTGAAACCAGCCTTCTTGAGGGATGGCACCGGCACAGTGACCGCTGGCAACGCTTCCACCATGAATGATGGTGCCTCGGCGCTCGTCCTGGGCAGCAAAGCCATTGCACGTGAGTTCGCTCAGGGTAACCGGGCTCTTGCGCGCATCGTCTCTACTGCAGATGCCGCCATCGACCCAGTGGACTTCCCCGTTGCCCCTGCCAAGGCCGTTCCCATCGCCCTCGAGCGAGCAGGTATCACTAAGGATCAGGTTGCGGTTTGGGAGTTCAATGAGGCCTTTGCTGCCGTCATCAAGGCCAACGAGAAG ATTCTCGGCCTGCAGAATGCTAGGGTCAACCCCCTTGGAGGAGCCATTTCCCTGGGACACGCCCTGGGAAGCTCTGGCTCTCGTATTTTGGTCACTCTTCTCCACCAATTGCAGCCGGGAGAGTACGGTGTGGCTGCAATCTGTAACGGCGGTGGTGCTGCAACTGCAATGGTTGTTCAGAAGCTTGATCGGGTCGACTGA